From the Longimicrobiaceae bacterium genome, the window CAGGGCTTCCACATGTTCGGCCTCTTCGCGACCGCGCTCCCGGTCGCGATCCTTTCCGTGCAGGCGATCAAGCGCTCCGGCGCGCGCACGCTGGGCGGCGAGCCGGTCACCATCCCGCCGAAGGCGTTCGGGCGCGGCATCCGCTACGGCGCGGGCGGGGTGGTGTTCGGGCTGGGATGGGCGCTGACGGGCGCCTGCCCCGGGCCGCTCTTCGCCCTCTTCGGCAGTGGGGTGGGAGTGATCGGCGTCGCCATCCTGAGCGCGCTCGCCGGCACCTGGACGTACGGCTGGCTCCGCCCGAAGCTGC encodes:
- a CDS encoding DUF6691 family protein, with amino-acid sequence MASSAPASTTLRRGPGLAVYFAVGLLFGVVLIRAEVVSWFRIQEMFRFQGFHMFGLFATALPVAILSVQAIKRSGARTLGGEPVTIPPKAFGRGIRYGAGGVVFGLGWALTGACPGPLFALFGSGVGVIGVAILSALAGTWTYGWLRPKLPH